The nucleotide sequence GCGCCACATGAATGACTGCTGCTGGTGAGCATTGATTGACACCTGACTACATCCAACTTTATTATGCCTTTGTGTACCCATCCATGTTTTCGAGTTGAACCACTAGTAGCGACTAGACGTTGATGGACCTACAATTCTCTGCCGAGGAGCGAGCGCTCTTCTTCGCGTCCACCACGATGACCCTCGGAAACGGAACGCCATATTTTTGGGAAGACCGCTGGATAAATGGGCAGTCCATTTGTGAGATCGCCCCAGCACTTTACAACTGCATACCCAAGCACCGGCGCAAATCCGGACCGTCGCTGAAGGACTGCAACTCTGCAAGGCCATAGCTGGGCCAGGGACATTCATGGGGCCCTGGGCATACACGAGATTGGCCAGTACCTTCAAGTCTGGCTGGCGATCGAGCACATAACGCTCTCGGACACCCCTGATCAGCTAGTTTGGAGATGGACGGCCTCCGGTATCTACTCTGCTAGCTCCTGCTATCTTGCCACCTTCCAGGGATCCACGACTTGCTTCTCATGGAAGCTCATATGGAAGAATTGGGCGCCGCCACAAGTGAAGTTTTTTCACTGGTTGGACAACCAAGACCGGTGTTGGACGGCCGACCGCTTGGCTAGACGCGGTCTCCAGCACCAGCCACGATGCCCACTCTGTGACCAGGCTTCCGAGACCATGCGCCACCTCCTCTTGGAGTGCCCCTTCGCCAGGCAGACTTGGCATGAAATCCTATCCTGGCTATGGATGACCACTGCAGGGCCAAGCCACGAAGATTCACTCATGGACTGGTGGCTACAGGCCAGGCAAAACACGCCGACACTGATGCGTAAGGGCCTAGCCTCCATTACTATGGATGATCTGGAAACAGCGCAACGAATGCATTTTCGAGGGAGCCCAGCCCCTGGTTCAAGTCCTGGTCTCGAAGATCAAAGAGGAAGCCGAGCAGTGGGCAAGAGCGGGTGCCCATGGCCTTCGCGTCATTCTGCCGTCCAACTGGGACGTGCACTAGTTTCACTGATCCTCATTTGTACTTGACCTCCTAGGAGGATTGTATCAAAACTCTACCTTTGCAATGCAATGAAATGCAAAGGTCCTTtgcattttctcgaaaaataaaatTGTATGTTTGTAGTTATGGGATCCAGTTTCAATAAAACACGCAATATAGACTGCCATTCAGGTTTTCTTGCAAATCGACACGCATCGATTTACTACAACTTGGGATAAACAGAGAAATTATGTAGTTTTCACATACTAACCATACACATGGTCCCAACAGTGTAATGAAGGCACGTGTAATGAGCACAAACAGCCAAAAGTTTGAGATACTCATTCTCGGTAAATCTAATAAGTAGACTGCAATAAGACCAGCTTACAGTATTTGCTTGTTCTCGGTACCTCTTTTGCGCAATCCACAATgtatgctcatgcatgcatgcaaaagCGACACATACATGTATAGCTCTAAAATATGGCACATAAATCCAAGCAACATGTTCACCATTGATGTTGGTGTGACATGATAATCCAAGTCATAAGTACGGTACGCAATGCCAGGTGTAAGTAGCACTCATTTGTATGTTTGTGCAACTTTATCATCAGATGCCAATTGGGTTTTGGATTACTACCAAGTTGAGGACACATGCAACGCGTCCAATGGCAACAAGCCTGGGGGCAGCTATCCCCCATGGCAGCAAACTATATTTGAAAGAAAATACAACAAATAACTTGACAGGAAATCGAAGTGGAACAACTCAACGTAAGAGTAAGAACCATGGGAGAGGCGTTTaactcttaacagtaaaaaaatagtagagaagattattttaataacaCTAAGAAAGAACTAAAAGAAAAGACAATACCCAAATTTCTTCCACAAATGCAAGCACTTGAGCaaaatggatgaaggaataatagACCCTCTCGTGCTGTTGCTGACCATTCCCACAATCTTGCCATCAAAGTCAATAACTGGCCCTCCATTGTCATACTGGAACATATGTATTAGCAACATTAAATTTTGATACCAACATTTTGCAAAATAAAACAACAGATGACATTATCCAAATAACAAAAGAATGTAGACAACAATCTCAGAATAAATTACAATCTGTGCCTTAGGATGCTCATCTGTGCCATGAACATACAGATAGTGATGCCGTTCAAGCAGGTTGGGATTCAGATATTGCACCATACCATGACCTATCGTTAGAAATGAACTTTCATCTCTTCCGAGTTCAAACACTTCTTCAGCACTTTTCACGTCATCATTGAAGGAGAGCAACTGGACAGGTTCATCTACTCTAACCTCAAACATAGCAAGATTGTAGTGCTTCTCGTAGTACAGCATGGTGGCCTTCTCAGTAGTGGCATCCCGAAAGTGAACAAAAACCTGAAACAGAAGTTGCGAAATATTATGTTTTAGATATTTTTCTTTGTTCGAGAACCAATGATGTCTTAGAAGTTAGAAAGAAAAAATTTGATGACATTTATAGTCATACCCATGTCTTCTTAAATTGGTCAGCATCTCCCACAAAGCCACATGTGGATGCAATGCAAATTACTCTTTTAGCTCCATTGAATTCACCATTTGTATAAAATAGATAGTGACTACATTATGCATGCATGGTTtaccaaaaaattatatcgttATTTCAGTGCTAGCTAATTGTATCATTGTGTCAGCCAACATACTTCACTTTAACACTTCCCTAATTCTAGTGTCAGAAGATAGAATATGTAAGTGTAACTGTGGATGGAGTTATGTTAAATGTGGACAGGACTAGCTACCTTACGCCACAAATAAAATGAGTTAAGTAAGGTCGAACTAGTATGAGACTACATGTACAAAAAACAAGTGAATACAAACTGCTATTTTCCTATCCTTAACAACTCACCTTGGCCTTGGGAGCATACTCATCTTTACCTAGCCAGTCATTTGAGGATGGGGACTTCGTGCGAATCAGATGTGCAGTAGTCAAAACAGTACCTTTTTTGTTCTCCTCATCCCAATCAACCCAAAATCCAGAGCATCGTGTTAGCGAATGACGACCTGCAAACGCATGCATATATGAACAAGGAACAACCTATTCTCGCAGCGCTGCTAACAAATAGACATGACATAATTATCATACCAACAGAAGATGAAAGTCCAATAACTGATGGAGCAGCAGCAAGCACTGTCTTTGTTGTGGATTCGCGGACACGAAGAAGCTTAGGATTAGTACTCAAGCATGTGGGCGGTTTACACGTGTGCAGATAAAGAGTCGGCAGTTCCATTTGGCGACCTGCAAGAAGATCAGCAATCAGAAGTTAACACTAACATGCTAAACTGTCATTTGATTTCAGCAGCATTCAGAGGATATGTCGCTTCGCTAAGTTGAACTTCACAATAGGCGGCACATGTGCATATCAGAAAACTAAACTGCGTGGAGTGGCATATCCTACGATCTCTAGGACAATTCGTTGGTTTAAAATTGTCTCGATTTCAAGATAATCTGCAAATGTCTCCTGTTCTTGTCTCTCACAGGCATACTAGATAGTATACATGATAACGACAGGACGTGAAACATTAAAAGGAATGGAGGGTACTTGAACAACAAACCTAATTTTTCATCGTATGCATCGTGTATATCTTGAATGGCCTTAAGCATATCCAGATCTTCATATAACGCATCCGGAATCTGCGGCGCGCGAATTGGGGAGCTGCCTGCAGATGAGaccccatcctcttcctcctcctcctcctcatccctgGTCCTTGTCCGTTCCTTCGATTCCTGGTTGGCAGCCGCCCCCCTCTTTCTCTTACTTGTCGGGGACCGCACGGGTGGTTCCTGTGGCGATTGGGAGCCCGGGGGCTTCCGCCGCGCACGCACCAGGGCCATCGACCGGGTGGTCGTCGTGGGTGTTGCTGAGACGGTGGAGCTCCGGCCGCGGCGGAGCACGAGGGTTGGTCCGGACCCCGACGCCTCTCCCTCTTGGGTGGCGGCTTGCGGCATTGCTGACCTAGCGAGGGTCGGGCCGGCGCGGTCAGCAAGAGAGAGGACGGAACTTCCCGGGCCTTTACGATCGCCGGCGGAACTCAGTGCTGGGGAATTGAATTTTACTAGCAAAAGAGTCCGTGCGtcgcaacgggagagaaaacataacgcACACTcctaactcaacaaccatcactcaagaccataataggtccatctcctttatttttacgaggtatcatatttgtgttgctgcttattctccttctcaccctcgccggcgatggcctcggtgttcacacaaaacaacaaaaaacgtgtgttgaatatggttaatcataAGGTGTctctttctccctctctcctccctctctctttctcgctcgctttctctcactctcgcgatgagaaatctttTGTTTTCCCTTGCGACACTTTTTAGAGGTATGcacgtgtagttatcgatgttttcttttccgtatatggttatagtggggtatttatttgcaatccggatcgccgcctgTATAAAAAAatggatcttgcgctataaattataagtttgcttccataacaatattttaaaaatatttaacaggtaaaattaacatcatatttagattccacacatttttctaataaaatttcatatataatatgttaaaatcgaagttacggtttaaaagatacagataatttagaaaatcatttggtttgactcaaatatattccaaaataatatttcaaaatacttaacaggtaacaataatctcatattcatattctacatatttttctaattaaatttcatatataacatattcaaatcggagttacggtttaaaagatatggatgattttaaaaagtatttgtttgacttaaatatgatccgcggatgaattacctaaaacatcagggggttttcgaaaaatgtaaaataacggttcaggtgtgacttaaatccggacggcgggttgatttcaagaaaagacagaGACTTTTatgtaaaatacgaaaataacgcttcgttttaacttaaaacaggactgcgggttaaattctctgaaatagagggacttttttgaaaaaatgccatgacggacgaaggAAACCCAATTTACTTTATTATTATTGAATTTTATTTATGGTTTTGCTACGGCACATCTAAGagtatctccagccgcgcccccaacataCCCTTCCTACGCAATTTTTttacgccggcgccgaaaaaatgcCCCCAATACGCCGAATTCCAccggctcggcccgtttttgggtccggcgatcgcaggccgaacccggtgCACTggaggcgctcgggggctccggtgCAATGGAAAAGCGCACCTGGGGCCACACTGCCACGCGAAAAGTCGAGCCGACCGTTCAGATTCGCCtccgaccccccctccccccgcgctcgGCCGCCACCTTGCTGATCCCGGCGCCGTCCACCACCCACCACAGCTAGATAGACCATTCTTCGCCGGAAAAGAGAAGAGGTTTCGCCGAGGCAGCCTCTCCGACGCCGTTCGGGCAACTTTTCCGACGTTCCGGCCGCGCATGAGCTGTACACCGGCGGGTGTGCGCCCAcctcgcccgcaaggtgttcggtgATTTGCCCGACCCGGCAATGGAGTCGGACAAGGCGCTCGCggcgttgctggaggaggaagccgaagccgacatccaggagcaggagcatctcatggtgctcgccgccctcgccggcctgctcgcgagcagtgaaaagccgcggcgaggtggctcggcgccgggcgggtgaaagcaaagaaccgacatcgtctggaaggctactacatgctctactccgactacttcgccgacgctccattgcACGACGAGAAAACATTTCgccgccgttatcggatgagccgaaagcttttcctcggaattgtgaattccatccgggagttcgacagctacttcaagtgcaagaaggattgcaccggcacacttggattcacctcaatccagaagtgcatgacagct is from Triticum aestivum cultivar Chinese Spring chromosome 1B, IWGSC CS RefSeq v2.1, whole genome shotgun sequence and encodes:
- the LOC123088075 gene encoding serine protease Do-like HtrA gives rise to the protein MPQAATQEGEASGSGPTLVLRRGRSSTVSATPTTTTRSMALVRARRKPPGSQSPQEPPVRSPTSKRKRGAAANQESKERTRTRDEEEEEEEDGVSSAGSSPIRAPQIPDALYEDLDMLKAIQDIHDAYDEKLGRQMELPTLYLHTCKPPTCLSTNPKLLRVRESTTKTVLAAAPSVIGLSSSVGRHSLTRCSGFWVDWDEENKKGTVLTTAHLIRTKSPSSNDWLGKDEYAPKAKVFVHFRDATTEKATMLYYEKHYNLAMFEVRVDEPVQLLSFNDDVKSAEEVFELGRDESSFLTIGHGMVQYLNPNLLERHHYLYVHGTDEHPKYDNGGPVIDFDGKIVGMLYMYVSLLHACMSIHCGLRKRGTENKQILRMSRPHLGLKFSAIKLLDPPLIEQILVKCSIDSGLIVQEVSEGSPAEKLGFRVGDVIECLNGKHVSTTVELENMLLSKYVEGSSGLNSEVDIEVWVFHMRRSLWRSKTLTVKVSDDAEVIVRGGYHPFGQKT